One genomic segment of Clostridium estertheticum subsp. estertheticum includes these proteins:
- the aroF gene encoding 3-deoxy-7-phosphoheptulonate synthase encodes MVIVMKANAKENQILAMKKKLEELGFMVHVSKGESHCVLGLVGDTTTINESQIEAVECVDKVMRVQAPYKRGNRLFHPDDSIIKVDELTIGGKELAIIAGPCAVESEEQLIHIAKDVKRAGANFLRGGAYKPRTSPYSFQGMEEEGLKILLEAKKITGLPIVTEVMSVELVDKISQYADVLQIGARNMQNFDLLKEVGRCNKTILLKRGMSATIEELLMSAEYIMSEGNEKVVLCERGIRTFETFTRNTLDLSAIPVLKKLSHLPVIVDPSHAAGKWWLVEPLAKAAIAVGADGLEIEVHYDPANALSDGPQSLKPEKFEALMDSIRVIAKTQNKIV; translated from the coding sequence ATGGTAATCGTAATGAAAGCAAATGCGAAAGAGAATCAAATTTTGGCTATGAAGAAAAAATTAGAGGAATTAGGTTTCATGGTTCATGTTTCTAAGGGAGAAAGTCATTGTGTTTTAGGGCTCGTTGGAGATACAACTACAATAAACGAAAGTCAAATTGAGGCAGTAGAGTGTGTTGATAAGGTTATGAGAGTACAGGCACCTTACAAAAGAGGTAACAGACTATTTCATCCAGATGATTCAATAATAAAGGTAGATGAGCTAACAATTGGTGGAAAAGAACTAGCGATAATAGCGGGGCCTTGCGCTGTTGAAAGTGAAGAGCAATTAATACATATTGCAAAAGATGTAAAAAGAGCAGGAGCTAATTTCCTAAGAGGAGGGGCTTACAAACCAAGAACTTCACCATACAGTTTTCAAGGAATGGAAGAAGAAGGGCTAAAAATATTATTAGAGGCTAAAAAAATAACAGGACTCCCAATAGTAACCGAAGTTATGAGTGTTGAACTTGTTGATAAAATATCTCAATATGCTGATGTTTTACAAATTGGTGCTAGGAATATGCAAAATTTCGATCTTTTAAAGGAAGTAGGAAGATGTAATAAAACTATTTTATTAAAAAGAGGTATGAGTGCAACAATTGAAGAGTTACTTATGTCTGCTGAGTACATAATGTCTGAGGGTAATGAAAAAGTAGTTTTATGCGAAAGAGGAATTAGGACATTTGAAACTTTTACAAGAAATACTTTGGATTTAAGTGCAATTCCTGTACTTAAGAAACTTAGTCATTTACCAGTTATAGTAGATCCAAGTCATGCTGCTGGAAAATGGTGGTTAGTAGAGCCACTTGCAAAAGCTGCTATAGCAGTTGGTGCAGATGGTCTTGAAATTGAAGTACACTATGATCCTGCTAATGCACTTAGTGATGGCCCTCAATCTTTAAAACCTGAAAAATTCGAAGCTCTTATGGACTCAATAAGA